The following are from one region of the Phycisphaerae bacterium genome:
- a CDS encoding metallophosphoesterase yields MKSFPASLKACLDRHPAGPIVLALVIACVLAVTVGCNTPATRFVVISDLHPAPGAFDQLEAMTDHVIRLRPAFAVVLGDIGNDEVPGVSEEEIETIRKSFNRMTAAGIEIYPVMGNHDVHHRVQDIKVNWFLAQTPRPLNHLFNQSAQTPAYQAFQARGPYNYSFNRGGIHFAVVDSNISPPRPDWPAERLARERPQWEAHLQWMKDDFCRHVNNPRRLPTLVFLHHPEYLTGDRGMDSRPLGRVLEECRDEQTVMAAFGGHWHGGANLAPKWKPNLHVYATQASVHPATRPVEFIVAEVTAHGLTLEPRDSVTGQPGTGPVKYYPIAGRFTDLRR; encoded by the coding sequence ATGAAATCATTTCCCGCATCTTTGAAAGCATGCCTTGACCGGCATCCGGCCGGGCCGATCGTACTGGCACTTGTTATCGCATGTGTCTTGGCGGTAACCGTCGGCTGCAACACGCCGGCGACGCGGTTCGTCGTTATCTCAGACCTCCACCCGGCCCCGGGCGCGTTCGATCAGCTTGAGGCGATGACCGACCACGTGATCCGACTTCGACCGGCGTTCGCGGTGGTGCTGGGCGACATCGGCAACGACGAGGTGCCGGGCGTCAGCGAAGAGGAGATCGAGACCATCCGCAAGTCCTTCAACCGTATGACAGCAGCCGGCATTGAAATCTATCCCGTGATGGGCAACCACGACGTCCACCATCGCGTGCAGGACATCAAAGTTAACTGGTTCCTGGCCCAGACGCCGCGGCCGCTCAACCACCTGTTCAACCAATCGGCCCAAACGCCGGCTTATCAAGCCTTCCAGGCCCGCGGCCCCTACAACTACTCATTCAATCGCGGCGGAATCCATTTCGCGGTCGTGGACTCGAACATCTCCCCGCCCAGACCCGACTGGCCCGCCGAGCGCCTGGCCCGAGAACGGCCGCAATGGGAAGCCCATCTGCAATGGATGAAGGACGACTTCTGCCGACACGTCAACAATCCACGGCGCCTGCCGACCCTCGTATTCCTCCATCACCCCGAGTACCTGACCGGCGATCGTGGGATGGATTCTCGGCCGCTGGGCCGCGTGCTCGAGGAGTGTCGCGACGAACAGACTGTCATGGCAGCGTTCGGAGGTCACTGGCACGGCGGCGCCAACCTGGCTCCGAAGTGGAAACCCAACCTGCACGTCTACGCCACTCAGGCCTCGGTTCACCCCGCGACCCGGCCGGTGGAGTTCATCGTGGCCGAGGTCACCGCCCACGGCCTGACGCTGGAACCTCGCGACTCGGTTACCGGCCAACCGGGCACCGGGCCGGTGAAGTACTATCCGATCGCCGGACGGTTCACAGATTTGAGGCGATGA